The Pelotomaculum isophthalicicum JI genomic sequence CAACCCTGACGGACGAAGAAGAAATCTATGACGCGATTGGGCAGCTGCGTCAGGTGTATCCCAATCTGATGGTGCTGGATTTTGAAAACAGCCGCACCGGACAAGCCGTTTTCTCACAGATCGCTGCTTCCTGTGACGTTTCCAGAAAAAGCCCGATGGATTTATTTGCGGCATTTTATCAGATACAAAACAATAACGAGCTGACTCCGGAACAGGTCCGGGTGATGGAACGGATTTTTGAACAGGCGGGAGGTGCCGGAGCATGAAGCCGTTAAAAGTAGTGATGAGCGCCTTCTGCCCCTATGCCGGCAGAACCGAACTGGATCTGGCCGCATTCGGCGGTCAGGGATTATTTCTCATTACCGGTGATACCGGCGCTGGAAAGACGACCATTTTTGACGCCATTGCATTTGCGTTGTTTGGCGAGGCAAGCGGCTGCACCAGAACCGTGGATACCCTTCGCAGTGATTTTGCAGAGCCCAATACAAAGACATATGTCGAGCTTACCTTTCTGCATAAAGACAAGATATACTCCATAACGCGGAATCCCCGTTATGAACGGCCCAAAAAGAGCGGTGAAGGGGTAACGACTGAAAATTCTGATGCCACGTTGCAACTGCCGGATGGAGACATCATCACTGGCTATCGGGATGTTACGGCCAAAATAGTTGAGCTTTTAGGCATCAACTATCGGCAGTTTAAGCAAATTGCTATGATTGCCCAGGGAGAATTCCTCCAGCTTTTGCTTGCGGACAGCAAAGAACGGGGCGATATTTTTCGGCGTGTATTCAATACCGACCTCTATCAAACTGCGCAACGCTTATTGAAGGACAGTGAACGCGAAGCGAAAAAGCGCTGCGAGAGCATTGAGCAGAGTATCCTTCAATATATCTCTGGAATCGCCTGTCCTGAAAGTGAGCAAGGGCAGATGCTATCCGCTAAGATAGGCATAGCCACCATACATACTGCGGAGGATATCCTGTCTGAATTACTGGCTTTGATCACAGCGGATACAACTCTTCGGGACAGCTTAAAGCAGCAGGCAGACAGGCTGGATAAGGAACTCGCTGCGCAAATTGCCATGATAACGCAGGCCCAATATATCAATCAAGCCTTCGCCGATTTGAAAGTCGCACAAGAAAAGCAAAAAGCTCTGACCGAACGTCAGGGGGAACACAATGGGAAGAAGAAAACGCTGCAGGACGCGGAAAAGGCGCTATATACCGTCTCCCCCTTGGAAGCAGCATATTTGCGGGAGCAGGAAACCGAACAGAAACTGACACAGAGCATCACGGCACTGGATATTGAAATACAGGCACAGATAAAAGACCTGGAAACAGTACAAACCGCCTACCAAGCCGAGAAAGAAAAAGAACCGGAGCGAGAAAAGCTTGCTTCCGCAATTGACCGGCTTACAAAAATGCTTCCTCAGTATGACGCTTCCGAGCTACTTGAAAGAGAATTGGAAAAACTGGCGGAAAAGCAATCGGCAATTTGTGAGACATTGGAAAAACTCCAACAGCAAAAAGCTGATCTTTTGGCGCAGAAAAATAACCTTAATGAAGAATTGGAGCAGCTTGCGGACATAGAGGTAAAAGTGTCGGCCTGTGAGCAGGAAGCGAAACAGCTTCAAGCTACTCAATCCGGATTGCTTGATCTGCAGGGTTCCTTATCCCGGCTCAGCAAATTACAAAGTGAGAGCACCAGGCTGCTGCAGCAGTTTACTGATGCGCAAGGGGTGTTCCAAACTGTCAATACAGTTTATATGGAAAAAGAAACTGCTTTTTTCCGTGAGCAGGCGGGACTTCTGGCAGCATCACTGGAAGATGGCAATCCCTGTCCTGTATGTGGCTCCACAGTTCATCCCAACAAGGCGACGCCGGCCGCGGATGCTCCCAGCGAGGCAGAGCTAAATGAATTAAAACAGAAAACCGATCTTGCCCGGCAGAATATGCAGGAAGCCAGCGAACAGTCGGCGGCAAAGCTGGCGGAAGTCAAACTGGCGCGGGAACAGTTGGTACATGCTGCCGGAGCATATTTCCCCGATATCGATAAGAGCATCATGCAGGAGCAGCTTTCTGCCCTGATCGAATCAGCCCTGGCAGAAAGCATACAGAGAAAGAAGGAGAATGACGAGCAATACCTCCAATTAAAAGAGCAAGTCTCTCGTAAAAACCAATCTAAGGAACAACTTGCTTCGTTAGAGCGCTCCTTACAGACCAACGAGGAAGCAACGACTCTGAACGAACAACAGAAAAATAACATTATTTCAGATATTGCTTCCAAGACCGGAGAACTCAAGGCACTGAAATCCTCTTTGGAGTATGCAGACCGCCAGCAGGCTGCGGCATCTATAGAAGAATGGACGGGAAATCTAAATTCTTTGAAAGAAGCTTTCAGGCAAGCGGAAGAAGCATATCATGCACTTAAAAACAAGTTGGAGGGGAACCAAACTCTTCTTAGCGACCAGAGAGAAAGACTGACCAATACCATCCAAACCAAACAACAGGCACTGGCAGCTTACACAAAAAAGCTGTCTGAATGTGATTTCCCCAATGAGGAAGCCTATCATAGCGCATTGAAAACAGAATCGGAAATCAGCGAGTTAAAACATTCCATCGACCAGTATCAGAATGAAGTCCAAGCCGTGGAGCAGGATTTACGGAGGCTTTCCAAAGAAACCGAAAACAAGCAGAAGCAGGATATGGAACAGCTTGAAGCCGCAAAACAAAAGCTGAAGCAGGAAAAAAGGCAGGCGGATGAGTCTATCCGGACACTGATAGCGCGTTTGGGAACCAATGAACCGATTGCCAAAGCTCTAGGCAGAGCAATCTCAGACGCAGTTGCCTGCCAACAGGAATACCTTCTTCTCAGCAATCTTTCCAAAACGGCAAACGGTGAGTTGGCCGGCAAACAAAAGCTGGCATTTGAGCAGTATGTACAGGCTTCATACTTTAACCAGATTCTTATTGAAGCGAACAAGCGGCTGAAGATCATGACAAACAGCCGGTTTGAGCTTCTGCGCAGGGAAGACGCGGCCGACCTCCGCTCTCAGACCGGACTGGAAATTGATGTGCTGGATCATTATACCGGCAGGATACGATCGGTAAAGTCGCTCTCCGGTGGAGAATCCTTTAAGGCTTCTCTTTCCCTGGCACTGGGGCTTTCCGATGTGATTCAAAGCTATGCCGGCGGCGTGGAGATTGATACTTTATTTATTGATGAAGGTTTTGGAGCGCTGGATGCCGAATCATTGGAGCAGGCAATACAGACACTTGTGGGGCTTGCGGCGGGAAACCGCTTGGTTGGTATTATTTCTCATGTAAGTGAGCTGAAAGAGCGGATTGACCGGCAGGTTGTGATTAGAAAAAATAACTCGGGTAGTGATATTTATTTAAAAAGTTAGCTACAAACCATAAAAGTAATTAGCATTTATATCTATAAAACGGATTGAAAGGATTGGGGGAGGAATTATGTCTGCATATCAAAGAGGTTCTGAGTGGAGAAGATGGGATTTACATATTCATACACCGGGCACAATAAAAAATGATTTATTTAGCGGAGCAACCCTTGATGAGAAATGGGATAATTTTTATTCTGACATTGCCGCTTATATAGGTGATGGTAGCGATCCAACAAAATGTATTACCGTAATTGGAATAACGGATTATCTTTCAGTCGCCAACTATAATAAAGTAATATGTGATAATAAACTTCCAAATGGTGTTAAGTTCGTTTTGCCCAATGTTGAAATGAGAATACAACCCATCGCTGCGGATTCCCCTGTAAATATTCATTTTATATTTGATCCAGGTATTGTTGACTCTCTAGAAAGCCGATTCTTTTCTCAATTATCGTTTAGTCATGGTGGAACAAATTATTCTGCGGCACGAGATCAACTAATTCGTTTAGGGAGAAAATTAGATTCCAGTGTGGATGATATTACTGCTTACAAGAATGGCATTCAACAATTTGTACCATCACTTGACAGTGTTAAGGAAGTTTTTGAAAAAGACCCAGATCTAAGAAATTATACTATAATTGCAGTCTCTAATAGTAACAGCGATGGTGTGTCTGGAGCAACAAACCATAGTTCGTATTGCGAGACAGAGGGTGCGCCCTCACAATTGACGCTTTTTAGACAATCTATTTATCAATTTGTAGATGCAATATTTTCAGCTAAACCAAGTGACATTAGGTATTTCTTAGGTGAAGGAACTAGAGATGATATTGAAACAGTAATAAGCAAGTGTGGCTCACTGAAGCCTTGTCTGCATGGATGCGATGCGCATACAAATTCTAAAATATTTGAGCCCGATGAACAACGGTACTGCTGGATTAAGTCAAATCCAACCTTTAATGGATTACGACAAGTCCTTTATGAACCTAAAGAGCGCGTCAGAATTGGTTCATTAAAACCAGAAGAAAAACCTAGCTATTATGTGATCGATCGAGTTGAAATTGAAGATAGTGATTTTCAAACATTACCCATCTATTTTAGTGATAAGCTTACTTGCATTATTGGTGGAAAGTCCACTGGAAAGTCAATATTACTTCATAATTTAGCCACCGCTGTAGATCTAAAACAAGTTTTACAAAAAAATCAAACTGCAAAAACTAATGTAAAAACACTGAATCAGCTAAAAGTTTTCTGGGCAGATGGAGCAGTTAATTCCACAGGGGCGCAAGAAATTGATGCCCATAAGATTATTTATATTCCACAAACTTATCTTAATCGGCTAAGTGATGAAAATGAAGAGGTAACCGAGATAGATAAAATCATCCAAGATATTATATTAATTAATCAAGATACAAAGCGCATATATGATGAGGTTCAAGGGCGATACGGGAATATAAATCATCATTAGATAAAACAATCTATGATTTGCTTGATTCAAAAAGGAAACTTTCTGAAATAGAATCCACAAGAAAAGAACTTGGGACAGAAGAAGGAATAAAAAGTGAAATAGGAAAACTGCAAACTCAAAAGGAAAAACTATCTCAAGAATTGGCGTTGTCTGAAGAAGATATTAAACGCTATGATGAGGCTGTAGCGCAGATTCGTTCCATTACCATCAAAATTAAAATAATTGAATCCGAGATTATATTCTTTAGTGGCATAGATTCTGTTGTTGAAGCAAGATCTTTTTCAATTGATCTATCTGATGAAACCAGAGCAGTATTTGCTGCGGCTATTGAGAAAGCCATACAAGCGGCAAATTCTTCATGGAATAATACTAAAACTGAAATCTTGAATGAATTAACCAAAAAGAAACAAGGTTTGGAGATAGAAATAACAGAACATCAGAAAACCGAGGCTGCTTTGCATGACAAGATTATTGGAAACGAGGCGCTTTCAAATTTATCTCAATCTATTCAGACAGAAAATGCAAAACTTGAAGATTTTAAAATGCTGGATAAACAATTTAATGATGAAAAGGCTAAGTATAGTTCACTAATGAGTCAGGTGGCACAATCCATGCTTTTTTATAAAAGCCAACATGATAAATATGCAATGGCAGTAAATGATAACCCTGATTTATCTGCAAGTGATTTGGAGTTTTCTGTTGAAACCCCTTTCAGGAAAGATGCTTTCTGTGAAAAAATCAAGCTTATTTCTGATAAGCGAACTTTAAAATCTATCATTGATATTGATAACTTTAGACCGGAAGATTACACATTGGAAACGCTTACAACATTATTGAATTCTATTTTAAATGGTAATCTTCCACTAGTAAAAAATAATACTAG encodes the following:
- a CDS encoding AAA family ATPase, which codes for MKPLKVVMSAFCPYAGRTELDLAAFGGQGLFLITGDTGAGKTTIFDAIAFALFGEASGCTRTVDTLRSDFAEPNTKTYVELTFLHKDKIYSITRNPRYERPKKSGEGVTTENSDATLQLPDGDIITGYRDVTAKIVELLGINYRQFKQIAMIAQGEFLQLLLADSKERGDIFRRVFNTDLYQTAQRLLKDSEREAKKRCESIEQSILQYISGIACPESEQGQMLSAKIGIATIHTAEDILSELLALITADTTLRDSLKQQADRLDKELAAQIAMITQAQYINQAFADLKVAQEKQKALTERQGEHNGKKKTLQDAEKALYTVSPLEAAYLREQETEQKLTQSITALDIEIQAQIKDLETVQTAYQAEKEKEPEREKLASAIDRLTKMLPQYDASELLERELEKLAEKQSAICETLEKLQQQKADLLAQKNNLNEELEQLADIEVKVSACEQEAKQLQATQSGLLDLQGSLSRLSKLQSESTRLLQQFTDAQGVFQTVNTVYMEKETAFFREQAGLLAASLEDGNPCPVCGSTVHPNKATPAADAPSEAELNELKQKTDLARQNMQEASEQSAAKLAEVKLAREQLVHAAGAYFPDIDKSIMQEQLSALIESALAESIQRKKENDEQYLQLKEQVSRKNQSKEQLASLERSLQTNEEATTLNEQQKNNIISDIASKTGELKALKSSLEYADRQQAAASIEEWTGNLNSLKEAFRQAEEAYHALKNKLEGNQTLLSDQRERLTNTIQTKQQALAAYTKKLSECDFPNEEAYHSALKTESEISELKHSIDQYQNEVQAVEQDLRRLSKETENKQKQDMEQLEAAKQKLKQEKRQADESIRTLIARLGTNEPIAKALGRAISDAVACQQEYLLLSNLSKTANGELAGKQKLAFEQYVQASYFNQILIEANKRLKIMTNSRFELLRREDAADLRSQTGLEIDVLDHYTGRIRSVKSLSGGESFKASLSLALGLSDVIQSYAGGVEIDTLFIDEGFGALDAESLEQAIQTLVGLAAGNRLVGIISHVSELKERIDRQVVIRKNNSGSDIYLKS